CAGCTCATGAAGCTTTAAGTTTGGGCAAACACCAGTTTATGCGTAGTAGATCATACACAGTTTTCTGTATTCGAGGCACTGACAAATTCTCCTTGCACAAGTCTGAGCTGAGTATGTCAAAGCCGTGCTGTTTGTAATTaatcagagtaaaatattgtGCAACCAGCAGAAGGGAATGCATTTTGAATCGACTTTCGTTTTTAGGATCACTTGATTTTTTTCCCTAATATACCATACTGCATTACAGATGATATGGcaacaaataaaagaaacaaatagATAATAATATCCACATATCTTAGTTAGGAAAAAGATATGGCAATTGATATGGTGTTTTTTAAGTATATGGTACGTTAATtacaatatcaatattacaaaaACAAGTGATATGTTACATTCTTATCTGTTTTATGTTATATGTAAGTTCTTAAGTTGATACATTGGGATGCATAGTTACTTATCAAAGTTCGTAAGTAAGTACATTGATATAGATAGATCTAAAAGTTCGTGTGGCAAGTATGTACATAAGTCAATACGGGTTGTGTTTGATTAGATCTGAAAGTTTGTAAGCCATTAAATACATAACTTGATGCAGGGGGTGCATAGTTAGATATAAAAGTTCGTaggtaagtatgtatgtatgtaagtatacttaaataacaaaaattgtaagTAAGTATGTAAGTAGGAGTTGCCAACACCTACAGGTGTACGTATCGTCTAGGCAGTAATATCGGTCAAtatcaaagaaatcaactctgcgaaagttgaaacattgtctggaagGAGGTGCCAggtagtcaaaacaacaacacacatCAAATCCGTGACAAATCGCTATTAACAGCAACGAGATTTCAATGaaggaatttgaaaatatcctttttctatttttattgtatgctaaaatatatttaatattgaatatattcatatttctatttcctattttcaatataagcgtatgatttcaaaataatcataatAGTACTTCTGGTTACCAGATTGCGACCAGACACGATGTCTTATTCATTCATCAGCTCGACGTTAATTGAAAATGGAAGAGGAAATACAGTCTATTTCCTACTTTCAGTTTGGTGTAATCATGCGCAGTGGCATGCTAGATGCGTCGCAAACGCAGACATCAAAGACGGTGCGTCACACGGTAATTGTTACACTTTAAGTTACATTCATTGACTCATCAGCCCTCAAATCCACACACATCACGCTCAGAACGGAGCGTTTGCTAGCGTTATTCAACTTTCGCAGAGCTGATTTCTTGTTATCAAATGATATTACCGCTAGACGatagttacacctgacagtgttggtaACTACTCAATGTGGACAGCATGCCAGGCTCCCATAATGCCAATGGTCCAACGCACACCACTGTATTAGTTAGCGTATGACCTAGATGTGCATACTTTCGAGTTATTTCCAATTCTTaatcacaaaatgaaaaatctgtttttgtttttatattgaGACTTTTTAAATATCATAATATTGCTTTGTTTAAGTTAACATCTAGCCCGAATTTTCAAAATGGTTTATGAAATACTATGTCGTAAACCTGAGGCAGTTTCTGATAAAATCACCAAATTGTCTGTGTATAGAAGTGAACAAGGATTGACGTCAAATTATTTACTTTTAAAAGGATACTTTCTATTTCACTGAAGCAATTTCCAAAGCCAATaaagtaaattcaaataaaattgaGCTTAAATCATCACACTGCCTAATTCCTCGCTCAACTGGAAATAAATGTGTTGAAGTGATTCTTTCCACTCTCACAAGCTCTGGAATACTGATTTGTTGAGGGAAGTTTCCTCGATTCCCAATTTTACTCATTCTATAAACAAAACCTGATGCCATACAGTATCAAACGCTTGATGGATATcagcaaaaaatattctaatatCATTTCTTTAGAACCAAATAAGCGGTCTTGGTCGAATATTTTAGCATGAAACCTATTTCTTCCATTTTCATGACGTTTTGAAAAGACATTTTAAGAGCCTTTGCTGTGTAATACAAGTAAACATTTGCCGAGGCTCGTTCTCCTCACACCGGTGTAGaactattgatatcaatgtacttggcTCGAATAGGCAGATTagaagtgcatatgtgtacaacaaGAGAGGTATTTGAATTTCCTCCAAAATTAGTCGTTTCAATACACAGGAGAATCAAAGAGGCATACATACACTCACATAAACATGTACGGTATGCTCCATATGGCTTAATTATAAGAGTATAATCTTTTTGGAAAGAGGAAGAGGTAGTGTGTTTCAAATACAAGAAAACTCAGTCAAATTGCACAGAATAACCAAATGACACGAACGCAAACGAAGGTTTGTGAACATTTGGTaaacatgaaagtctatggTTTGAAGCGGTTCTGGTAAGGTCATATacaaatttcaagtttctaattTGGAAGAGGGTAGGGTCATGTTTTTTACAAAGTGTAAAAGGGGAAGGTCACAATTTACTTCGTGGACCACTCCTGATTTCAcccaaaaattggcaatttcgaGTTTGAGAAACACTTTCAAACCTCTATATGCTTTAGTTTTATATGGAAATCTCCAAAGTGAAAGTCAGGGGAGAAAAAGTCTCAAATATTCTGTGTCATAGCAGTTAAGGACAGAATTTACTTATTTGAACCAACAAACATCTTCGGTAAAATTCAAAAAGGTTTTCAGTTTTACACCTTTCAACAATGGCCGATGATATAACTCAGTGGATTGcagaaatttcaaaagatcGCTGATCAAAAGAGTTCTTCAAGCATTCAGACATTTTAAGTGGTCCCCTGCCCTTGCAAATTTTAAACGCTACTTCCAATACTAATTTAAAATTGTTGTGTGGTGCCCTCcgccatctatctatctatctatctatctatctatctatctatctatctatctatctatctatctatctatctatctatctatctatctatctatctatgtttctGTATACTTTGaggtatatataaatatatatacatatatgtattaatgagatattaatgaaatatcatccctatatatatatttgtatatattatatattatataatgtgATACATTTATATTAATGAGATGTTActgtggtttgctttgaagcatcagcattagacgaactagacatattgtctaaatcaaGTTGTTGCCAGCACTGTCGGGTGCAATGGCAGCTAAGCAGTAGCATGAGTCgatcaaaaaaaatcaactctgcaaaagttgaaacgtTGTCTAGTatgaggtcagacgtagtccaaacaacaccaccacatatgtccaagcactgtcgaagtcttatcacttgctttcaggtgtagttgtttagactacatctgacctgctgcaagacaatgtttcaactgtgGCAGCTAGAGTTGATTTCTCTTTGgtcgactggaattactgctcagctgataacacctgacagtgttggcaacacctaaATTTACGGTACTTCGCGTAATGCCAATGATTCAAAGGAAACCACTGTAATgttatctctctctgtctctgtctgatTGTCTGTTTGTccctctctttctctttcttactctctattatatatatatatatatatatatatatatatatatatatatatatatatatatatataaattacttcaagtacaaagtaattaaatctagtacttaagtttcatgcatcctgcaatcctcagaaagaagagaaaggattactagcttgaCACTCTTGACCgcatcttatttatttttttatttataacgctctgcctagcatcgagcactgtaatttcccacgaggacatctgtatacttcgatgtatatatatatataatatatatatatatatatatatatatatatatatatatatatatatatatatatatatatatacatttatttatttatttatttatcatttatttctcCTTTTGTTTCAGTGACTTTGGTACAGAACACACACAGTCCAACGATATTCTCCTACACGGATAAATCCGAGAGCAAAGTCCTATGTTTGAATTTTAATCACGCCAATGACACCTATGTACCGGACGTCCAGGTACGATTTCTCGGTTGTTTTGCTAAAGGAGGACTTTAAAGGACACGATTTACCATACATAGGTCTCTCCTGACAGTTGAAAACGACAAGCAGACACGCTTGAATATTTGACTACAAGATTTACGTATTCCTCAAAGTGAAAGGTGAAAGATAAGTATTCGAATTTCTCTCCagaatacaaaaattaaaaagctAACTCTATAGTTTTGACTTTCTCATTTATTACAGAACAAAGAGTCGGTGCCAAACCGTTGCTGTACATTCAACCTCCTTAGGCCGAGGGGTCAGAATTTTTATAGAATGAAATCCATGTGTCCAGACAATGAACAAAAGTTCTTAGCAGTCGACCCATATACTGGGGATGTTACCATCGCGGAAGCTGGATCAGAAGGAGTAGAATTCATCATGATTTATGACAAATGACAacgttttttctccttttttacCGAACAGTTATCATAACAACAGAATTGTTTTAAAGAGACGTCCTTTTTATTTACATCAATTTTTGCACCATTCCTATCACAGATCAGCAGGACAGGGGTTTCAGGATTGCAAATTCCATTTCCGTGACCCTTGTAGAcctaacattttatttttgtttgtatgaaTGCAAGTCAAGTTCTCAAGTTCGCTTCCTTCAATACTGACGTTTACCGTCACTATCTGTAGGTCAAATTTGTACGACTGTACCACGTTGTAAGGCTATGCGAGGGTCGTCGTATGAATAGCTTATCTGTTTTTAGAAAAGCGACTTTTATCATCAAAGCTCAAAAGTTGTCCGACTCTGCTCGTCCTGTACATCTGTGTAACGCGAAACATAACAATTTGTTGTACATATATAGACTTCAAGACTTGAGATGATAAGCTTATGTGACTAGTTATCAACATAATTGTAATGATCTCAACTTGTATCAAAAGAAAATTTAGCAAACGCCTTTCctgttttgtgataaaaaagtGCAGTTAGAGAAGACtattcataaaaaatatcaatatcttcAGAAATTCTTTGTGCacattatattttgaaaagaatttttttcGATTTTGGACACAGAAAGGTACATAATGTACGCTGTGTTATCTTTGAAATCTCCAATCCAGTAagtctttcaaaatattaatgatACCATATATTATTGCcgtatttcagtattttcaaaactttttatACAGTCCAtaaatttaaaagttttgtagaATATAGATGTTAGTTTTTTGAATATAACATTCAATTATATCGAAACAGGACTTAATGGTCAAGCTGTTCACAAGATCTACTCAGTTAATATCTAGGAAAATCAGTAAATTAGAACTTTAGACTAATGCTTCTGTGATATCATTCAAAAGCGAGATAGAATATTATTTGATGCATGGGCATTTTACACCCCAATgttctttcaaaaattaaaatcaaaagaaACTATTATATTTAGCACTACTGCAATTCTATAGGCCTATGTGTCTTCAATTCCTGAACTGTCGCAACCGTCGTTCCGGAGCATTCTATAGAGTTATAATATATTCATATTATTTTTCCTTTGATTATATTACAAATAAAGgaatgaataaaattaaaacTCCATTAAAGGCGTTTTCCGATTAAATGCATTCTCATGAAGAAATTGTAGGGAAAGAAGAACTTGTCAACAGAAATTATGGAATGACTGTGGAGCTGTTTTCACGTTCATGTCCAAGTACACACTAGAACTAGAGGGCTAGTGTGCTGCGTCTCGGCAGCTTCTCGTATTGGTTGGGCGAGTAATTGTATAAAATtatttccaaacagccaatcaggtagAAGATAGACTTTagtttcagactccttaagttgctgtaaataatgacaaccTACCCCGCACGTACAGATCACCATCCGAGCCGCGACACATTACTAGACACATTTCCAATTCCCTATTACAGTGTCGCCATGAAATTTACAAGGGCGCCTGACGACTCAAACTCTGTCATAAACTCTTGGACagtacatttctttgcatgATGCCGTTTTGTCGCATAACTTCACCCGGCCCCGCCGCGATGGGCAGACAGTGTTACAGAAGAATGCACGATATACGATttgtaaatatcaaatcatcTTTCATAAAGACtcattgatattttaatttgcTATCGATAAAGACAAACTAAGCTTAACACTCACTgcattggaaaataaaattttacagctTTTTCCGCATCATATGATTTTTAACAATCTGTATCATTTCACTTGAAAATATCGACCAATTCCAGTGCAGCGATCTGGTTTTAGTGTAATTCTTTTTAAAGTAGATCGCTCCTCGGATACAGATCTCCGAGCTTTCAAACTttgtcaattcttttctgatataccacttgtggggattcattttaaagctcttggtgaaagaaaacttttcattgtcttaatttttcgaaaattgagttttctccatagagttaacacagggatggcggctattttaaatttcaaatatctgtaaatctttggtaatttggtTCTcttataccaaaatttgcattgatTCTTGATTTcggaagagaatggtttaaagatttattgaagaaagtttgagaaaaagtttaagtctttcattaacgaggcgcatattacgttaaggtagaatgtggcTAGGGACAGATATCCGGACTAGCAAATGCTTACAATACCTTTTTTGATCTATCACAGGTGGGTGCTCACTCTTTGAGTAAATAAAATCTTATTTTTGCGAAAATGTTACCATAGAGTcaacacatggatggcggccattttgaatttcaaatatcggtatgttgaaggtaatttgtttctctggtaccaacatttgcataGCGATCCCTAATTTTCATTCGTGGTTTTGACAGAGAATGACTGAAATTTAGCtgccttgaggaaagttttagcaaaatttttaaatatcgagGTGCGAACTACCCTAAGTCCACATTTTTTCTGAGTAAAAAATAGCATAACAGTTACTGTTGTCAGTTTTGTGCATTGAATCTCATTTTTTCTCAAATGAGGCTAGAATATACTGAAGTAGTATTTCATACTCTGTATTCATTtgcttttgtatcattttgtttCTGCCTCCTCCTTTGCAGTTCTTTCCAGTGGCGAGATTAGTCGTTCTATTATCATCACAGATGTCTATCACTCTTATTGTTTTACCGTCCGAACATTTTTACAGGTGACTAGTATATTTCTTTCATGCTGTACGTTATCTTTGTACCAGAATATGAGCAATCGGTACTCCGCCTTTGAAGGACAgttttcagatttattcaatcaaatttgctttttcatatttgtgaaataatCACTAAATTTGTGTGGTACTTTCTTCTTCATCTAATTATAAGGTTGTGTAGTCAGTGTGGatttaatcatagaccctcggaGACGGGTCTTTATGTTTGAGCTACAAACCGTATGTAGCACGGTTGCAGACGCATAGCGCCCTCAAGAAAGAGATTGAGAAATGAGAATGTGGATCTCAACATCGACAAGGTCTGAGAAACAAGTCAGGAAATTAATAGACTATAAGTCGTCTAATACCATAAAAGTGTACTTTATTATTAAACTAATGATAGACGTGGCTACTTACAGTAAAGCATAACACTAAGGTTAGACTCGCTCCACGTctatgggcatataaatatcaaaacagaatagaCTGAAGAAATGAGCTTCAGCAGGCTGTCCTATTAGTCGTGTTAGTGGTAGTCTGTTGCGTGTATCGTGCGATGAAAGCGTTGacttggccagccagtaactgctgccgagaaaagaTGGCCGGTCTACAGTAAGGTGGGAGACAGTACAATATCGGTGTGGAGTCCAGAGACGTTACATGTGGCGCTAAACTGCTGTATACGACAGTGTACTGACTGAACCGACGATATACGGACTGAAAGTAAACATGACTTAGGGTATACAGACTTACAGCATACCCACCAATAGTGTTCTTAGAGTGCACTGACTAAAAGTACACTGGATGAAAGTGTACCAACTGAAAGCGTGCTGATTAAATATGCGCTGATTCACTGTTCCGTGtgtttcgatacatagcggccgccgcgtagtatACATAGAAAAGTAGGTACTACTACCCTACttttctatgcataccacgcggcggccgctatgtatcggaACTCACGGAACCGTGCACTGATTGCAAAGCTATCGACTGACCGATGTACACAGATTGCATACAACTCCTCTATCACCATAATGtcttgaaatcactgaaatcaatGCGTATAACGCATCTCTGTCTCGGACGGTCTTATTTGATTGGTAAGTACAGCAAGTTAGGGAGTCTGAAACAAAGGCTATTGTGcagctgattggctgtttggaatAGAATTAATAATGACAATGATATTCAGCAAACCAACAAGTTTCCGAGACGCTGAATGTTTCCATACATCTGTACCAGCAATGGTGTCACGCTGGTGTGTATACATGTTACTGATATGCAAACGGTTGTAGTACTTAACAAACGACAtctagtatctcatatcaattCGAAGAATGGTATTAAACTTTCTCAGCGGAAACGATGCAATTAATCTGGAAAGATGATGTGTGTCTTTTGAGAAGTCTGAGGTTCTGGACTCCACGAAGTCATTCGTGTCAAATCATGTCACTTCTTATACGACAGAATCTGCTCATCTCATCGCCACTCTGAATATTGCAAAGCTTCTATGATGGTCATCACTGTAGTCTTCATTGGAGGTTGTAAAAAGTAGTTTTTGGAACACGCAGCGTTTGATGACGTGGGGTGTTCAAATGATAATTAAACTGGCAACGCCTATTTGCATTCAATGGCATTTAGATCAGCCTTCGGCCACTTCAAACAGTGTTTTGACTGGTCACGTCCTGTTGTGGAAAGGCTAAAGTCTGTCCCACCGCTGGAAGGGCGTTCGGCGTAATACCTGGCTGACAGTTTATTTCCACACAATAATCAGTTGAAGGAGCTTATAACGCCCTAAATGGTACAGAACAGTTCGATAATATAGTACAATAGCATGCCAGTAAAATTTCTGTCACATAATAGATTACTTTAAGTTACAAACCCTACGAATTAGGGGGGATTACACTTGAAAAATTTGCCCCTCGAGTATTGATGAACAGAGATAAAACTAGATCAATGGTTTCAAGTACTAAACGTTTACATCT
This is a stretch of genomic DNA from Ptychodera flava strain L36383 chromosome 21, AS_Pfla_20210202, whole genome shotgun sequence. It encodes these proteins:
- the LOC139120985 gene encoding uncharacterized protein, with translation MNLMHFGCIALLVTITMTVYGCYGRTHQKSWKTVMQKRILQTLKEKRDRAYIKLLNRNGLYVIIWPNNAGELIGTTTDEDHSHVTLVQNTHSPTIFSYTDKSESKVLCLNFNHANDTYVPDVQNKESVPNRCCTFNLLRPRGQNFYRMKSMCPDNEQKFLAVDPYTGDVTIAEAGSEGVEFIMIYDK